One stretch of Amycolatopsis tolypomycina DNA includes these proteins:
- a CDS encoding amidohydrolase family protein yields the protein MDKINGWVDIHAHFTPPTTAEARETQWRQLRDAHLLTPEPHHWRPEMMLATMDRLGIATQLLSPALLDAPLPQLRAWNDYGAQLVADHPGRFGLLAALPTDDPDAALAEIARGDTETHPDGYILFTRWAGVALGDPRLAPMWEELDRRSAVLFVHPSAVAPVFRQTAVLVEFPFETTRTVVDLLYAGFFRRYPRLTVVLAHCGGALPALSGRLGLLGAEEYVFNPLGLTAEDIRTDLAKLYLDTAASGTDANLAAAVTMVPRDHIVYGADAGVPCSNENNMKRNIDALRNSHVLAPQEVEELGRRAFDLFPAAAQRHRDAIAAPA from the coding sequence ATGGACAAGATCAACGGCTGGGTGGACATCCACGCACATTTCACCCCGCCGACCACGGCAGAGGCCCGGGAAACCCAGTGGCGTCAACTGAGGGACGCACACCTCCTGACGCCCGAGCCCCACCACTGGCGACCCGAGATGATGCTCGCCACCATGGATCGCCTCGGCATCGCGACGCAGCTGCTCAGCCCGGCGCTACTCGATGCCCCGCTTCCGCAACTGCGCGCCTGGAACGACTACGGCGCCCAGCTCGTGGCCGACCACCCCGGCCGCTTCGGCCTGCTCGCCGCCTTGCCCACGGACGACCCCGACGCAGCTCTGGCCGAGATCGCGCGTGGCGACACCGAAACACACCCTGACGGCTACATCCTGTTCACCCGCTGGGCAGGTGTCGCGCTCGGGGACCCACGTCTGGCGCCGATGTGGGAGGAGCTCGACCGGCGCTCGGCCGTGCTGTTCGTCCACCCGAGCGCCGTAGCGCCCGTGTTCCGGCAGACCGCCGTCCTGGTCGAGTTTCCGTTCGAGACCACCCGGACCGTCGTGGACCTGCTCTACGCAGGATTCTTCCGCCGGTACCCCCGGCTCACGGTCGTCCTCGCCCACTGCGGCGGCGCCCTGCCCGCACTCTCCGGCCGCCTCGGGCTGCTGGGGGCGGAGGAGTACGTGTTCAACCCACTGGGCTTGACCGCCGAGGACATCCGCACCGACCTGGCGAAGCTCTACCTCGACACCGCCGCGTCCGGCACCGACGCCAACCTTGCCGCAGCAGTCACGATGGTGCCCCGCGACCACATCGTCTACGGGGCCGACGCCGGAGTCCCCTGCTCGAACGAGAACAACATGAAACGCAACATCGACGCGCTCCGGAACTCCCACGTCCTCGCACCGCAAGAAGTCGAGGAACTCGGCCGCCGAGCCTTCGACCTCTTCCCCGCAGCCGCCCAACGCCACCGCGACGCCATCGCAGCACCAGCCTGA
- a CDS encoding alpha/beta hydrolase, with the protein MTIKMPLRVPIDGVPPAFVDPAVLTPVEADGVRWWRDVEYALVAGYRPLLLDLSIPDAHGPVPLVVLIHGGAWLGGTKNIQLGGLDDFGAVRVRLHEEGFAVAAVQYRLSGEAAFPAQLHDIKAAIRWLRTAAPAVGIDPGRIASLGASAGGHLAVFLGTNTTVPELEGTVGLTGTSSAVTASVGWYPPTRLDTMEAESIPGTPFTAHSAAGSPESRLIGHTVGERPELARHASPIAHINDATAPTLLVHGTLDQVVPHQQSIAYHGALDEAGVPSKLELVEGADHGFFGGDIDAVIDTTVAFLLDQLATVQAASQALKSATDKA; encoded by the coding sequence ATGACGATCAAGATGCCGCTGCGTGTGCCCATCGACGGCGTGCCTCCCGCGTTCGTCGACCCCGCGGTCCTCACGCCCGTCGAGGCCGACGGTGTCCGGTGGTGGCGGGACGTCGAATACGCCCTCGTCGCCGGGTACCGGCCGCTGCTTCTCGACCTCAGCATCCCCGACGCGCACGGACCGGTTCCCCTGGTCGTGCTCATCCACGGTGGCGCCTGGCTGGGCGGAACCAAGAACATCCAGCTCGGCGGCCTCGACGACTTCGGCGCTGTGCGGGTGCGACTGCACGAGGAGGGGTTCGCGGTCGCCGCCGTCCAGTACCGGCTCTCGGGGGAGGCGGCCTTCCCCGCCCAGCTGCACGACATCAAGGCCGCGATCCGGTGGTTGCGCACCGCGGCGCCCGCCGTCGGCATCGACCCCGGCCGGATCGCGAGCCTCGGCGCCTCCGCCGGCGGCCACCTCGCCGTCTTCCTCGGCACCAACACGACCGTGCCGGAGCTCGAGGGCACCGTCGGCCTGACCGGCACCTCCTCGGCGGTAACGGCAAGCGTCGGCTGGTACCCGCCCACCCGGCTGGACACGATGGAGGCCGAAAGCATCCCCGGGACGCCCTTCACCGCGCACAGCGCTGCGGGCTCGCCGGAATCGCGCCTGATCGGTCACACCGTCGGCGAGCGCCCCGAACTCGCCCGGCACGCCAGCCCGATCGCGCACATCAACGACGCGACCGCCCCGACCCTGCTCGTCCACGGCACCCTCGACCAGGTGGTCCCGCACCAGCAGAGCATTGCGTACCACGGTGCGCTCGACGAGGCCGGCGTCCCCAGCAAGCTCGAGCTCGTCGAGGGAGCCGACCACGGCTTCTTCGGCGGCGACATCGACGCCGTCATCGATACCACCGTTGCGTTCCTGCTCGACCAGCTCGCCACCGTCCAGGCAGCTTCGCAGGCCCTGAAGTCGGCAACCGACAAGGCTTAG
- a CDS encoding alpha/beta hydrolase fold domain-containing protein, translated as MPLDSFLAAKVHLLEGLSWADRDDPAVAHRFAEFEVDPAAWVTPPGVSIEDRTIDGPRGRIPIRSYRSSAGQEAVLVWLHGGGFSGGDVDMPESHVVAVELAARAGVTVVTVGYRLARDGVRYPVPVDDAEAAWCWVVDQGCPDAGSYALGGASAGATLALSTALRHRASPRRPDRLLLAYPFAHFPVPALDSSTAADMQLLPLAMRFEPATIAETVRNYVGRISDLPADAIPGAGDLSGLPPTSVVLSELDDLRGSGELLLEQLAEVGVAADAYLATGMPHGHLNRTPSLREVDLSLEYLADALRDMARTGRDRTA; from the coding sequence GTGCCGCTTGACTCCTTTCTCGCCGCGAAAGTCCATCTGCTCGAGGGCCTGAGCTGGGCCGATCGTGACGACCCGGCCGTGGCCCACCGCTTTGCCGAGTTCGAAGTCGACCCGGCCGCGTGGGTGACGCCACCAGGCGTCTCGATCGAGGACCGCACGATCGACGGTCCGCGCGGTCGCATTCCCATCCGCAGCTACCGATCGTCCGCAGGCCAGGAGGCCGTGCTGGTCTGGCTGCACGGAGGCGGGTTCTCCGGCGGGGACGTCGACATGCCCGAGTCGCACGTCGTCGCGGTCGAACTGGCGGCCCGAGCGGGCGTCACCGTGGTGACTGTCGGGTACCGGCTCGCGCGGGACGGCGTGCGATACCCGGTACCCGTCGACGACGCGGAAGCAGCGTGGTGCTGGGTGGTCGACCAGGGCTGTCCGGATGCCGGCTCCTACGCACTCGGTGGTGCGAGCGCCGGCGCCACGCTCGCGCTCTCGACGGCTCTTCGCCACCGCGCCTCGCCTCGCCGGCCGGACCGGTTGCTGCTGGCGTACCCCTTCGCGCACTTCCCGGTCCCTGCGCTCGACAGCAGCACCGCGGCCGACATGCAGCTGCTGCCGCTGGCGATGCGTTTCGAGCCGGCAACGATCGCGGAGACGGTGCGCAACTACGTCGGGCGCATCTCCGACCTGCCTGCCGACGCGATACCTGGTGCAGGTGACCTCTCGGGCTTGCCGCCGACCAGCGTGGTGCTCAGTGAGCTGGACGACCTGCGAGGCTCCGGGGAGCTGCTCCTCGAGCAGCTGGCCGAGGTGGGGGTGGCGGCGGACGCGTACCTCGCCACCGGCATGCCTCACGGTCACCTCAACCGGACCCCGTCGCTGCGAGAGGTGGACCTGTCCCTCGAGTACCTCGCCGATGCCCTCAGGGACATGGCGCGCACCGGCCGAGATCGCACCGCGTGA
- a CDS encoding carbohydrate ABC transporter permease, whose product MTSISKTSRRLIRPLVLLLVALPWVVLPLWLLLVNSAKPLSEASSLSLSLPAKWALGDNYSTVLGEGHYGRALTNSLLVIVPTLVVVVVLGSMAAWAYARSSSLPMKIAYSLTVLSILLPPAILPTVYELQTLHIDGTRLGYFLVMTGTRIGTVVFLATGFIKALPRDLEEAALTDGANRLQVYRIIILPLLVPVLLVGCVILIISTWNDFFFASFLLQGSDRATLPLALYQFASASTDVSAMRWNLIFAHIVLTSLPLILLYLLVQRRVVGGLAEGGIKG is encoded by the coding sequence ATGACCAGCATCAGCAAGACGTCCCGCCGCCTGATCCGTCCCCTCGTCCTGCTGCTGGTCGCGTTGCCCTGGGTGGTACTGCCGCTGTGGCTCCTGCTCGTCAACTCGGCCAAGCCACTGAGTGAAGCGAGTTCGCTCTCGCTGTCACTGCCCGCCAAGTGGGCGTTGGGGGACAACTACTCCACCGTGCTCGGCGAGGGCCACTACGGCCGGGCCTTGACGAACAGCCTCCTGGTCATCGTCCCCACCCTGGTCGTCGTGGTCGTGCTCGGCTCCATGGCCGCATGGGCCTACGCGCGCTCGTCCTCGCTGCCGATGAAGATCGCGTACAGCCTGACCGTGCTCTCCATCCTCTTGCCGCCGGCGATCCTGCCCACGGTCTACGAGCTGCAGACCCTGCACATCGACGGCACCCGGCTGGGCTACTTCCTCGTCATGACCGGCACCCGGATAGGCACGGTCGTCTTCCTGGCCACCGGCTTCATCAAGGCCCTGCCACGGGACCTCGAGGAAGCAGCGTTGACCGACGGCGCGAACCGCCTGCAGGTCTACCGGATCATCATCCTGCCGCTGCTGGTTCCCGTGCTGCTGGTCGGCTGCGTCATCCTGATCATCTCCACCTGGAACGATTTCTTCTTCGCGTCCTTCTTGCTCCAAGGTTCCGATCGGGCCACCCTGCCTCTCGCGCTGTACCAGTTCGCCTCGGCATCGACAGACGTCTCCGCGATGCGCTGGAACCTGATCTTCGCCCACATCGTCCTCACCAGCTTGCCGTTGATCCTCCTCTACCTGCTGGTCCAGCGGCGGGTGGTCGGTGGTTTGGCCGAAGGCGGCATAAAGGGCTGA
- a CDS encoding glycoside hydrolase family 3 protein, whose protein sequence is MPLDDTTMREPVGGALNGRTGAWSDRSLSAEDRVAAIMEDLHYDELVSIVCNDFRPFVQRGVPAPAYTDGPCGLRDVEGATALPVAVALAATFDPAEAYGYGQVLAAEAKHAQHNCLLGPSLDIARDPSGGRLPEGYGEAPELVAGIGEAYVRGVQDNGVLVMVKHFVANNFESRRTGWGPVLERGDSVDIRLGRAALWETYLWPFRRVAQAGAWAFMGSYNRLNGHYTCESSDLLDIPRRRWGWLGFFAPDYIFAVRDVESAWRAGLDLPGIEGDSGRTAEIVRRSGIDPAPSVRRVARAMIASGMMDRVTADGDGSPSTAAHRDLARRVATRGAVLLKNVEGLLPLDGNVGSIAVVGPSGLDAIYVMGGSASVSLEAQRVVTPLAGLQARAGEQVRLAVAQGSLGDAPLPDVPAELFTTPDGAGAGVELVLSYRDERGVEQERRDVLPMMSFIGAPEGVAGAWKATLRTFLTVEQGGDYRLSLLVGGHAELSVNGTKVMAGAREASRFLGGPAYPLQAVVTLPAHQGVLLELTYEPGPAIEMAEVDLVPGVRLGWQHPAAMHEEAAAVAAGCDAAIVLVNAASGEGMDRAGLGLPGDQDVLVERIAAVNARTIVVLNTPGPVLMPWIDEVGAVLEMWYPGEQFGNALADIVFGDVAPGGRLPVTFPVAASDLPGRPDTGSFPEVVAYDEGTLVGYRHLAAAGKPALFPFGHGLSYGVHANELIGTDVEGASVRLRLRVSETSGRATEAVIQVYVRPETTATEPRRLVAFRRVSLAPGESVEVPVVVEPQAWLSYDEGADDLVEKDGVYELTIADDAEDRGIAISVRLADGALSVLP, encoded by the coding sequence ATGCCACTCGATGACACGACGATGCGCGAGCCTGTGGGAGGCGCGCTGAACGGCCGGACCGGAGCATGGTCGGACCGGAGCCTGTCTGCGGAGGACCGCGTGGCCGCGATCATGGAGGACTTGCATTACGACGAGCTGGTATCCATCGTCTGCAACGACTTCCGCCCGTTCGTGCAACGGGGAGTCCCGGCCCCGGCGTACACCGATGGCCCCTGCGGTCTGCGAGACGTGGAAGGCGCGACGGCATTGCCGGTCGCGGTTGCCCTTGCGGCCACGTTCGATCCGGCAGAGGCCTACGGCTACGGACAGGTCCTCGCCGCGGAGGCCAAGCACGCGCAGCACAACTGTCTCCTGGGACCGAGTCTGGACATCGCACGTGACCCGTCGGGCGGACGGCTTCCCGAAGGCTACGGCGAGGCCCCCGAGCTGGTCGCTGGTATCGGCGAGGCGTACGTGCGCGGAGTGCAGGACAATGGCGTCCTCGTCATGGTCAAGCACTTCGTGGCCAACAACTTCGAGTCCCGCCGCACCGGCTGGGGACCAGTCCTCGAGCGTGGCGACAGCGTCGACATCCGGCTCGGGAGGGCTGCCCTCTGGGAGACCTACCTCTGGCCGTTCCGCCGGGTCGCTCAGGCCGGCGCCTGGGCCTTCATGGGGTCCTACAACCGGTTGAACGGCCATTACACCTGCGAGTCGAGCGACCTCTTGGACATCCCGAGACGGCGCTGGGGCTGGCTGGGATTCTTCGCGCCCGACTACATCTTCGCGGTCCGCGACGTCGAGTCGGCCTGGCGCGCGGGGCTGGACCTGCCCGGGATCGAAGGAGACTCCGGCCGAACGGCCGAGATCGTCCGTCGAAGCGGCATCGATCCTGCTCCCTCGGTCCGTCGAGTCGCCCGAGCCATGATCGCGAGCGGGATGATGGACCGCGTGACGGCGGACGGCGATGGTTCCCCATCCACCGCGGCACATCGCGATCTCGCCCGTCGGGTGGCAACTCGTGGAGCCGTGCTGCTCAAGAACGTCGAAGGTTTGCTTCCGCTCGACGGAAACGTCGGCTCGATCGCCGTCGTCGGCCCATCCGGTCTCGACGCGATCTATGTCATGGGCGGCTCCGCCTCGGTCTCTCTCGAAGCGCAACGAGTCGTCACGCCTCTCGCCGGTCTTCAAGCGCGCGCCGGCGAACAGGTACGGCTGGCAGTCGCGCAGGGCAGCCTCGGAGACGCACCGCTGCCCGACGTCCCGGCGGAGCTCTTCACGACACCGGACGGTGCCGGTGCCGGCGTCGAGCTCGTGCTGTCGTACCGGGACGAGAGGGGAGTCGAGCAAGAGCGTCGAGACGTCCTCCCGATGATGTCGTTCATCGGTGCGCCCGAGGGAGTGGCGGGTGCCTGGAAGGCCACCCTGCGCACGTTCCTGACCGTCGAGCAGGGTGGTGACTATCGGCTCTCGCTGCTGGTGGGCGGCCACGCCGAACTGTCAGTGAACGGAACGAAAGTCATGGCCGGGGCGCGGGAAGCTTCCCGATTTCTCGGCGGTCCGGCTTACCCGTTGCAGGCTGTTGTCACCCTGCCCGCGCACCAAGGCGTGCTGCTCGAGTTGACCTACGAGCCCGGGCCCGCGATCGAGATGGCCGAGGTGGACCTCGTTCCCGGGGTCCGGCTCGGGTGGCAGCACCCGGCGGCCATGCACGAGGAGGCGGCCGCCGTGGCGGCCGGGTGCGACGCGGCGATCGTCCTCGTGAACGCGGCATCGGGCGAGGGGATGGATCGCGCGGGCCTGGGCCTGCCTGGTGATCAGGACGTCCTCGTCGAGCGGATCGCGGCGGTGAACGCCCGGACGATCGTGGTGCTCAACACGCCGGGGCCGGTCTTGATGCCCTGGATCGACGAAGTCGGGGCAGTGCTCGAGATGTGGTATCCGGGCGAGCAGTTCGGCAACGCGCTCGCGGACATCGTCTTCGGCGACGTCGCGCCCGGTGGGCGTCTTCCGGTGACCTTCCCGGTGGCGGCCTCTGATCTCCCGGGTCGCCCGGACACCGGTTCGTTCCCCGAAGTCGTCGCCTACGACGAGGGCACCCTGGTCGGGTACCGCCACCTCGCCGCCGCCGGCAAGCCGGCGCTCTTCCCCTTCGGTCATGGTCTTTCGTACGGCGTCCATGCGAACGAGCTGATCGGGACGGACGTCGAAGGAGCCTCGGTCCGGCTTCGCTTGCGGGTCAGCGAAACGTCGGGCCGGGCAACGGAAGCCGTGATCCAGGTCTACGTGCGGCCGGAGACGACCGCCACCGAGCCTCGGCGGCTCGTCGCGTTCCGGCGCGTGTCGCTGGCGCCGGGGGAGAGCGTGGAAGTTCCCGTGGTGGTCGAGCCGCAGGCTTGGCTGTCGTACGACGAAGGTGCCGACGATCTGGTCGAGAAGGACGGGGTCTACGAGCTGACGATCGCCGACGATGCCGAAGATCGCGGGATCGCGATCTCAGTACGGCTCGCCGACGGTGCACTGTCCGTCCTTCCCTAG
- a CDS encoding alpha-L-rhamnosidase: protein MRFEAHRSALGVAETAPRLSWRVTAGPSWRQAGYELMIDADVRRVDSAESVLVPWPAPPLTSRERKTVRVRVRGVDGTKSSWSEPSVVEAGLVRPADWQAWMITPHGDPAPLVRRAFRLPSGAVSARLYVTAHGLYRAEINGRPVGDEAFTPGWTTYRRRLRYQTYDVTDLLRDGDNVLGARMADGWFRGRLTFLEGKRNVYGNRLGLLAQLEVVLEDGERVVVATDGSWRSATGPILKADLYEGEHHDARLEPPGWSLPGFDDTDWLPCSPNEFDAGILVAPDGPPVRAVEEVAVREVITSPSGRTLLDFGQNLVGKLRIKVRGPAGTVVTLRHAEVLEDGEPAVRPLRTATATDSYTLRGDEAPESWEPMFTFHGFRYAEVTGWPGKLDPDAVKAVVHHSDMERTGWFECSDPLLTRLHENVVWGMRGNFLDVPTDCPQRDERLGWTGDIQVFAPTAAYLYDCAGFLSSWLKDLAADQTPEGIVPMFVPWVDINRSRGEVTPYAGWGDAAVMVPWVMYQRFGDREFLRRQYSSMRGWVDGVTSILGTRGLFDEPAAQLGDWLDPAAPPEDPAAGATDPILVATAYRARSADLLSRVATLLGEEADAAKYADLAETVRQAFRDKYVRQDGSLLGDSQTGYALALEFALLADDRERRVAAQRLVEAVRSKGHRIATGFLGTPLILDALTRVGAVDDAYGMLTQTEPPSWLYAVTMGATTIWERWDALLPNGRINPGEMTSFNHYAFGAVADWMHRVVGGLAPGAPGYRVLDVAPHPGGGLTSARTAHVTPYGRAEVSWRRVDEVLFVDVVVPTGTLARVRLPGRAEVEVGPGRHSFECPFRAPADDPGVLDATR from the coding sequence GTGCGGTTCGAAGCGCACCGATCGGCGCTGGGCGTCGCTGAAACGGCACCGCGGCTGTCGTGGCGTGTCACCGCGGGCCCGTCGTGGCGCCAGGCTGGTTATGAGCTGATGATCGACGCAGATGTGCGTCGGGTGGACTCGGCTGAGTCGGTGCTGGTGCCTTGGCCGGCTCCACCGTTGACATCGCGAGAGCGGAAAACCGTTCGGGTGCGCGTCCGGGGCGTCGATGGCACGAAGTCGTCCTGGAGCGAGCCGTCGGTCGTCGAGGCGGGCTTGGTGCGTCCTGCCGACTGGCAGGCGTGGATGATCACGCCGCACGGGGACCCGGCGCCCTTGGTGCGGCGTGCGTTCCGGCTGCCGAGTGGGGCCGTGTCGGCACGGCTCTACGTCACGGCGCACGGGCTGTACCGGGCCGAGATCAACGGCCGCCCGGTCGGCGACGAGGCGTTCACGCCCGGCTGGACCACCTACCGCCGCCGCCTTCGCTACCAGACTTATGACGTGACCGACCTGCTTCGCGACGGTGACAACGTCCTTGGCGCGAGGATGGCCGACGGATGGTTCCGCGGCCGGCTGACCTTCCTTGAAGGCAAGCGAAACGTCTACGGCAATCGGCTTGGTCTGCTCGCGCAGCTCGAGGTGGTGCTCGAGGATGGAGAGCGAGTCGTCGTGGCCACCGACGGGTCGTGGCGCTCCGCTACGGGCCCGATCCTGAAGGCGGACTTGTACGAGGGCGAGCACCACGACGCGAGGCTCGAGCCACCCGGGTGGTCGCTTCCCGGATTCGACGACACCGACTGGCTTCCTTGTTCCCCGAACGAGTTCGACGCCGGCATCCTGGTGGCACCCGACGGTCCGCCCGTGCGTGCCGTCGAGGAAGTGGCGGTGCGAGAGGTGATCACCTCGCCTTCCGGGCGGACGCTGCTCGATTTCGGACAGAACCTCGTCGGGAAGCTGCGCATCAAGGTACGTGGCCCCGCGGGCACGGTCGTTACTCTCCGGCACGCCGAAGTCCTTGAGGATGGAGAGCCGGCGGTGCGACCGCTGCGTACCGCTACCGCGACGGACAGCTACACGCTCCGAGGGGACGAGGCTCCGGAGTCGTGGGAGCCCATGTTCACCTTCCACGGCTTCCGGTACGCCGAAGTGACCGGCTGGCCCGGAAAACTGGATCCGGACGCGGTCAAGGCGGTCGTCCACCACTCGGACATGGAGCGCACCGGCTGGTTCGAGTGCTCGGACCCGTTGCTCACGAGGTTGCACGAGAACGTGGTGTGGGGGATGCGGGGCAACTTCCTGGACGTCCCCACCGACTGTCCGCAGCGTGACGAGCGGCTCGGCTGGACCGGGGACATCCAGGTGTTCGCGCCGACCGCGGCCTACCTGTACGACTGTGCCGGATTCCTCTCGTCCTGGCTCAAGGACCTGGCTGCCGACCAGACTCCCGAAGGCATCGTGCCCATGTTCGTCCCATGGGTCGACATAAACCGGTCCCGGGGCGAGGTCACGCCCTACGCGGGCTGGGGCGACGCTGCGGTGATGGTGCCGTGGGTCATGTACCAGCGGTTCGGGGACCGGGAATTCCTGCGCCGGCAGTACTCGAGCATGCGCGGCTGGGTGGACGGGGTGACCAGCATCCTGGGAACCCGGGGGTTGTTCGACGAGCCGGCCGCGCAGCTGGGAGACTGGCTCGACCCGGCGGCGCCTCCCGAGGACCCCGCCGCCGGAGCGACCGATCCGATTCTCGTCGCCACGGCCTACCGCGCGCGCTCGGCCGATCTCCTCTCGCGAGTGGCAACCCTGCTCGGCGAGGAGGCCGATGCGGCCAAATACGCCGACCTGGCCGAAACGGTGCGACAGGCCTTTCGGGACAAGTACGTCAGGCAGGACGGCAGCCTCCTCGGTGACTCACAAACCGGGTATGCCTTGGCCCTGGAGTTCGCACTGCTCGCCGACGACCGTGAGCGGCGCGTGGCTGCACAACGGCTCGTGGAAGCGGTCCGGAGCAAAGGGCACCGGATCGCCACCGGATTCCTGGGGACGCCACTGATCCTCGACGCGCTCACTAGAGTTGGCGCGGTTGACGACGCGTACGGCATGTTGACCCAGACGGAGCCTCCCTCGTGGCTCTATGCGGTCACCATGGGCGCCACCACCATCTGGGAGCGCTGGGACGCACTCTTGCCGAACGGACGTATCAACCCAGGCGAGATGACCTCGTTCAACCACTACGCGTTTGGAGCCGTGGCCGACTGGATGCACCGCGTGGTCGGCGGGCTCGCTCCCGGTGCCCCCGGCTATCGCGTGCTCGATGTCGCGCCACACCCCGGCGGCGGCCTCACGTCCGCAAGGACCGCCCACGTGACGCCGTATGGCCGCGCAGAGGTTTCGTGGCGTCGTGTCGACGAGGTGTTGTTCGTGGATGTCGTGGTCCCCACCGGCACACTCGCGCGGGTCCGGCTCCCCGGCCGCGCCGAAGTCGAGGTCGGTCCTGGCCGGCACTCTTTCGAGTGTCCCTTCCGTGCCCCAGCCGATGACCCGGGAGTTCTCGATGCCACTCGATGA
- a CDS encoding serine hydrolase domain-containing protein — translation MSGVKGVTVAGFESIADALEALGDADPTYSAHVCAVHEGETVVDLVVGDDLAADSLISVFSCSKGIAALSLSLLLGSGDLDPDAPVARYWPEFAAAGKEAVTVRTALSHQAGLIGVAGGFTIEDVVEHHDLAARLAAASPLWVPGAAHGYHGVTIGTIMAELVARITGTSLQTFFRTNVIDAIGADFHFGVPEADQARIVEALPPKADEEQPEEPEPMSLVELAFGGGLMPPMRELVRHPLVVANGPVGFGGFGNARSMAHLYAQGLGDGLFPVGALRRMSQIQANGTDLVLGIETRFGLVFQVPDARLDYGSPWAFGHDGAGGAIGFADPARDLAFGYTTSRVPTPAGAHQPGLELARKVRACLRSALSPMENR, via the coding sequence ATGAGCGGTGTGAAGGGCGTGACGGTTGCCGGGTTCGAGTCCATCGCGGACGCCCTCGAGGCACTCGGCGATGCCGACCCCACGTACAGCGCTCACGTCTGCGCCGTCCACGAGGGCGAAACGGTCGTCGACCTCGTCGTCGGCGACGACTTGGCCGCGGACAGCCTCATCAGCGTGTTCTCCTGCAGCAAGGGCATCGCCGCGTTGAGCCTGTCGTTGCTCCTCGGCTCCGGAGACCTCGACCCGGACGCCCCGGTCGCGCGCTACTGGCCCGAGTTCGCCGCCGCCGGCAAGGAAGCGGTCACCGTCCGCACGGCGTTGTCGCACCAAGCCGGGCTCATCGGAGTCGCCGGCGGGTTCACCATCGAGGACGTCGTCGAACACCACGACCTCGCCGCTCGGCTCGCCGCAGCCTCACCGCTGTGGGTGCCCGGGGCAGCGCACGGCTACCACGGCGTCACCATCGGCACCATCATGGCCGAGCTCGTCGCCCGCATCACCGGCACGTCGTTGCAGACGTTCTTCCGCACCAACGTGATCGACGCCATCGGAGCCGACTTCCACTTCGGCGTCCCCGAAGCCGACCAGGCACGCATCGTGGAGGCGCTGCCCCCGAAGGCGGACGAGGAGCAACCGGAAGAGCCGGAGCCGATGAGCCTGGTCGAATTGGCCTTCGGAGGTGGCCTCATGCCGCCGATGCGCGAGCTCGTCCGTCACCCGCTCGTGGTCGCGAACGGACCGGTCGGGTTCGGAGGGTTCGGGAACGCACGAAGCATGGCTCACCTATACGCCCAGGGCCTCGGTGACGGTCTCTTCCCGGTCGGCGCGCTCCGGAGGATGAGCCAGATCCAAGCCAACGGCACCGACCTCGTCCTCGGTATCGAGACCCGGTTCGGACTCGTGTTCCAGGTCCCCGACGCCCGCCTCGACTACGGAAGCCCGTGGGCGTTCGGCCACGACGGCGCCGGCGGCGCCATCGGCTTCGCCGACCCCGCCCGCGACCTCGCGTTCGGCTACACCACCAGCCGCGTCCCCACCCCCGCCGGTGCCCACCAGCCCGGACTCGAGCTCGCCCGGAAAGTCCGGGCCTGCCTCAGGAGCGCGCTGTCCCCCATGGAGAACCGATGA